The DNA segment CGGACCTCGACCTCGCCCGCGCGAACGACCTGACGATCCAGCTCACCGTCAACGGCGAGCAGCGCCAGCTCGGCAGCACGAGCGAGATGATCACCCCCATCGAGGACCTGATCGTCAACATCTCCGAGGCGATGACCCTGCTCCCGGGCGACGTCATCCTCACCGGCACCCCCGCAGGGGTCGGCTCCCTGCACGTCGGCGACGAAGTCGCCGTCACCATCGAAGGCATCGGCACTCTCACCAACAAGGTTGTAAAGCGTGGCTAGCGCACCAGGCACCCCCGTACGCGTCCGTTTCTGCCCGTCCCCCACCGGTAACCCCCACGTGGGCCTGGTCCGCACCGCCCTGTTCAACTGGGCGTTCGCGCGGCACCACCAGGGCACGCTGGTCTTCCGCATCGAGGACACCGACGCGGCCCGCGACTCCGAGGAGTCGTACAACCAGCTGCTGGACTCGATGCGCTGGCTCGGCTTCGACTGGGACGAGGGCCCCGAGGTCGGCGGCCCGCACGCGCCCTACCGCCAGTCGCAGCGCATGGACATCTACAAGGATGTCGCCCAGAAGCTCCTGGACGCCGGTCACGCCTACTACTGCTACTGCTCCCAGGAGGAGCTGGACAGCCGCCGCGAGGCCGCCCGCGCCGCCGGCAAGCCCTCCGGCTACGACGGCCACTGCCGCGACCTGAGCGCCGCCCAGGTCGAGGAGTACAAGGCCCAGGGCCGTGAGCCGATCGTCCGCTTCCGCATGCCGGACGAGACGATCACGTTCACCGACCTGGTCCGCGGCGAGCTGACCTTCACCCCGGAGAACGTCCCGGACTACGGCATCGTGCGCGCCAACGGCGCCCCGCTGTACACGCTCGTCAACCCGGTCGACGACGCCCTGATGGACATCACCCACGTCCTGCGCGGCGAGGACCTGCTCTCCTCCACCCCGCGCCAGGTCGCCCTGTACAAGGCGCTGATGGAGCTGGGCATCGCCCAGCGGGTCCCGGACTTCGGCCACCTGCCGTACGTGATGGGCGAGGGCAACAAGAAGCTCTCCAAGCGCGACCCGGAGTCGTCCCTCAACCTCTACCGCGAGCGGGGCTTCC comes from the Streptomyces sp. NBC_00820 genome and includes:
- the gltX gene encoding glutamate--tRNA ligase, giving the protein MASAPGTPVRVRFCPSPTGNPHVGLVRTALFNWAFARHHQGTLVFRIEDTDAARDSEESYNQLLDSMRWLGFDWDEGPEVGGPHAPYRQSQRMDIYKDVAQKLLDAGHAYYCYCSQEELDSRREAARAAGKPSGYDGHCRDLSAAQVEEYKAQGREPIVRFRMPDETITFTDLVRGELTFTPENVPDYGIVRANGAPLYTLVNPVDDALMDITHVLRGEDLLSSTPRQVALYKALMELGIAQRVPDFGHLPYVMGEGNKKLSKRDPESSLNLYRERGFLPEGLLNYLSLLGWSLSADKDIFSIEEMVAAFEISDVNPNPARFDLKKCEAINADHIRMLDVKEFTERCAPWLKAPFAPWAPEDFDEAKWQAIAPHAQTRLKVLSEITDNVDFLFLPEPVLDEASWAKAMKEGSDALLRTAREKLDSADWTSAESLKEAVLAAGEAHGLKLGKAQAPVRVAVTGRTVGLPLFESLEILGKDTTLARIDAALARLAA